Proteins encoded by one window of Lathyrus oleraceus cultivar Zhongwan6 chromosome 1, CAAS_Psat_ZW6_1.0, whole genome shotgun sequence:
- the LOC127103431 gene encoding uncharacterized protein LOC127103431: MTRIEDFLGAPRAQVHQNPTPPPRPETPIRQEEMTDDTIEQEYQEFEHIPRVARSPPMVLVNRNQDPDQEVQQVRHDAAMWEQNLEAIVERIIVRNRVSPCLQRPTYSSPLPDFVLQTKLPRGWKVPKFTTFAGDTKESTVEHMARYQTEAGDIANNEDLKLKYFPSSLTKNAFTWSTMLPPQSIQTWTQLERLFHEQFYMGQSKVSLKELARIKRKVDESVDQYLNKFRLLKARCFTQVPEHELVEMVVGGLDYSIRKKMDTQYLRDMAQLADRVRRIERLKAEKSKVGRYHKKEKVSYIAVEGGSSDDEDIIDKSEVNMEELKPEPSYACKVLKPSNGKNPLGAERTDKYVAKTYTFDVSKCDEIFDLLVKDGQIIVPQGLKDPPLEQKKKMGFCKFHNFLGHKTHQCVLFRDLVLKALKEERFQFGERPKMQVDYDPLKVEEALYAEPPECMMVDTNNGLIEVLNTTSLAESFEVMMVETTEGFGNKDQRRPESAYP; encoded by the coding sequence ATGACCAGGATTGAAGACTTTTTGGGAGCTCCAAGGGCTCAAGTGCATCAAAATCCCACGCCTCCTCCTCGACCAGAAACACCGATTCGACAAGAGGAGATGACAGACGATACTATCGAACAAGAATATCAGGAATTCGAACACATCCCAAGGGTGGCACGAAGTCCCCCCATGGTACTCGTTAACCGTAACCAGGATCCAGACCAGGAGGTTCAACAAGTTCGACACGATGCAGCCATGTGGGAACAAAACCTAGAGGCTATAGTCGAACGGATCATAGTGCGAAATAGAGTAAGTCCTTGCCTCCAGCGTCCGACGTACTCCTCGCCTCTACCAGATTTTGTCTTACAGACAAAATTGCCAAGGGGATGGAAAGTCCCTAAATTTACTACGTTCGCGGGGGATACTAAAGAATCCACCGTTGAACACATGGCCAGGTACCAGACCGAAGCTGGTGACATAGCGAACAATGAGGACTTGAAGTTAAAATACTTCCCAAGTTCCCTTACAAAAAATGCGTTTACATGGTCCACAATGCTACCTCCACAGTCGATTCAAACATGGACACAATTGGAGAGGTtattccatgaacaattctacatgggacaatCAAAGGTCAGCCTTAAGGAACTAGCTAGAATTAAGCGAAAGGTTGATGAGTCAGTTGATCAGTACCTGAACAAGTTTAGACTACTGAAGGCGCGATGCTTTACTCAAGTCCCTGAACACGAACTAGTCGAGATGGTTGTTGGGggtctagattattctataaggaagaagATGGATACTCAGTATCTTAGGGATATGGCCCAATTGGCCGATAGGGTTCGACGTATCGAACGCTTGAAAGCCGAGAAGTCTAAGGTGGGCCGATATCATAAGAAAGAGAAGGTGTCCTACATCGCGGTCGAAGGAGGCTCTTCCGACGACGAAGATATAATCGACAAGAGTGAGGTTAACATGGAGGAACTTAAGCCCGAACCTTCATATGCGTGCAAGGTTTTGAAGCCATCAAATGGGAAAAACCCTTTAGGAGCAGAGAGAACAGACAAATACGTCGCTAAGACATATACATTCGACGTGTCTAAGTGCGACGAGATCTTTGATCTATTGGTAAAAGATGGTCAGATTATCGTCCCTCAGGGTTTAAAAGACCCTCCCTTAGAACAAAAGAAGAAAATGGGATTTTGtaaatttcataatttccttGGTCACAAGACTCACCAATGTGTTCTTTTTAGGGATTTGGTGCTGAAAGCTTTGAAAGAAGAAAGGTTCCAATTTGGCGAAAGGCCAAAAATGCAGGTGGATTATGACCCTTTGAAGGTGGAAGAAGCTTTATATGCAGAGCCTCCAGAGTGCATGATGGTAGATACTAATAATGGTCTCATTGAGGTTCTTAACACAACCTCGTTAGCTGAATCATTTGAAGTGATGATGGTCGAAACTACTGAAGGTTTTGGAAACAAAGACCAAAGGAGGCCCGAGTCGGCCTATCCCTAG